Sequence from the Actinomyces slackii genome:
TCGTACCCTCCACCTCGACCGCGCCTGCGGAGGAGTCAAAATGAGCACGGATCATACCGCCCGCATCACGCACGACACAGGTCTCTGATCGCACCTTCAAGACAGGCCCGATGGTGGGCGTGATGGTGAAGGATATCGAATACTCGCATGCACGGCCATCCGGAAGCCCGTCGATATCAACGCCAATGGTGACGCGTGGAGCATCCAATTTTTCTGAGAGCCGCAGGGCGATCTGATCCGCTCCTCGCATGTCAGTCGCTTCACGCAGATTCGTTGTCAGCGCGTCCTTGAGGAAGACGAGCGCGTCGAGGATGTTCGACTTCCCAGCACCGTTGGGCCCGACAAGCACCGCCAAGTCCCCCAGCGCCAGGTCGCAGGAGCCGACGCTGCGGTAGTTCGCCAGCCGAAGGCGCCGGACACGGGCGCCTGGAGTCGTCGTCATGGCCTCATCCTATCGGGCCTCACAGGCCGTCCGCCGGAGTCGCCCGCGAGCCAACGCGACCTGGCACAGCACTGGATCCCAGCGCGCCCAGCGCTGACAGCGGCGCACTGTCAGTCCTGCTGCCGTGGGGCCAAGGCAGGAGGACGCCGACGCCATCATCGAGATCCCGCCGCTCATTCCCTCACTCCAGGAGTGCATGCAGAATACATGCATGGTTGCACTGCAGATCCGCAATGTCCCCGACGATGTCCGCGATGCTCTTGCCGAACGGGCGAGGGCGCGTGGGGAGTCCCTCCAGGCCTATCTTCTGGACGTGGTGACCCGGGAGGCCAGGTGTCATCGCAACGTTGAGCTCCTTGAGAGGATCTCAAAGCGCTTCGAGGGGGGCTCACAGCAGTCGTCCCCCAACTCTGCGGACATCCTTGAGAGCATCGATCGCGCGCGCCGATTGTGTCCACGGTGAACAACTTTAGCCGCCTCCGGCCAGGCACTCTCCACGAGAAACATGCTCTGACCTGCGTATTTGTCATTGCGGCGGGAGGCGGAGAATCTTAAAGTTGTTCACCGTGGACAAAAGCGTCCAGCAGGGCGGTGAGGTCCTCGGCGGGATCGCGGGGGTAGATGACGGGCGCACTGACCTCACCACTGCCATCACCCTCCGGCTCGAGGAACTCGCGGGCGCTGGAGGTGGCCAGGCGCAGGATCTCGGCGTCCGGCAGGCCGGCCCGGCGCCAGGCCAGCAGCTCATGCGGGAGCAGGTCGTGGGGCAGTGAGCCCCCGGCATCCGAGCCGGGCAGCAGCCGCACCCCGGCGGCATGCATCGCGGCGACCTGCTCGTCATGAGCCGCATGCAGGGCGGTGACCGTGGCCGCGTAGACGGGGTACCTCTTCGCCTGGTGGGCGAAGGCCGGGAAGTTGTCTACCTGCAGGAGGGTCGGGGTCACGGCGATGCCTCGGGCCGCGATCTCGGCGATCTCCTCCGGACCGGCGCCCGTGGCATGCTCCAGGCAGTCCACGCCGGCCTCGATGAGCGGGCCCAGGGCCGCCCGGCTGAAGGTGTGTGCCGTGACCCGCGCGCCGTTCTCATGCGCGGCGGCCACAGCATCAACCAGGACCTCGGCCGGCCACAGCGGCGCGATATCGGCCTCGGCCCCGGCGGAGCGGTCGATCCAGTCGGCGACGATCTTGACCCATCCATCCCCGGCCCGCGCCTGGCGCGCCACCTCCTTGGGCAGGTCCCCGGGCGAGTCCAGCTCCAGGGCGAAGCCGGGCAGGTAGCGCCTGGGGCGGGCCAGATGCCGACCGGAGCGGATGATGCGCGGCAGGATCGCGGGCTCCGCGCCGTCAGCGCGCTCAGCGCTGAGCGCCTCATCGATCCGCGCGTCGATCCAGTGCGTATCCGTCGGCGCCCCGCAGTCGCGGATGAGGCCGATCCCCGCCCGGGCTGCGGCTCTGACCTGGGCCATCGCCGTCGCGCGGTCAACACCTCCACCGGGCCCCAGCCCGATATGGCAGTGCGCGTCGACCAGCCCGCCGGGGATGACGAAGCCGTCCCCGGCTGGCACCGTCACGCCCTGAGCGGGCCCGGTAGCCCTCACGTCCTGCCGGGCCCTCAGATCCCCAGGTGCCGGCGCAGGTCCTCGGGAAGGGCCGCCATGGCGTCGGCGACCTCATCGCCACTGGGCTGGGCCTGCTGCGGGGCGGCCTGCTGGCCCTCGGGCATGATCCCGTAGGAGCCGCCCAGGCCGAAGGCCGATCCGGCCGCCGGCGCCGCGGGCGCCTCCTGCTCGGCCCTGGCGGCGGCCTCCTTGGCCTGGCGCGCCGCCTTGGCGGGGTTGCCCGAGCGCCCCTTCTTGCCGCCCTTGCCCTTCTTCTTGGCCTTGGGGGCCTGGCGAGCCTTGGAGTGCTTGCCCATGCCCGGCAGGGACCCCATGCCGGGCATCCCTCCCCCGGGCCCGCCCGGGCCGCCCATTCCGCCGGAGGCCATGGCCTCCATCATCTTCTTGGCCTGCTCGAAGCGATCGACCAGCTCGTTGACCGCCTGGACGGTGGTTCCCGAGCCCTTGGCGATGCGGGAGCGGCGCGAGCCGTTGAGGATGGACAGGTCCTTGCGCTCGGCCGGGGTCATGGAGCAGACGATGGCCTCGATACGGTCCACCTCGCGCTCATCGAAGTTCTCCAGGGCGTCGCGCATCTGGCCCATGCCGGGCATCATGCCCAGGAGCTTCTTCATCGAGCCCATCTTGCGGATCTGGCGCAGCTGGCCCAGGAAGTCCTCGAGGGTGAACTCGCCCTTGGCGAGCTTGGCGGCGGCATCCTCCGCCTCCTGGCGGTCCATGGTGCGCTCGGCCTGCTCGATGAGGGTCAGCAGGTCGCCCATGTCCAGGATGCGACTGGCCATGCGGTCGGCGTGGAAGCGCTCGAAGTCCCCCAGCCCCTCACCGGTGGAGGAGAAGAGCACCGGGGCCCCGGTGACCCCGCGCACCGACAGCGCCGCACCACCGCGCGCGTCGCCGTCGAGCTTGGACAGGACCACGCCGGTGAAGCCCACGCCGTCGCGGAAGGCCACCGAGGTGTTGACGGCGTCCTGACCCACCATGGCGTCCAGGACGAAGAGGATCTCGTGGGGGGAGACCGCGTCGCGGATGCGGATGGCCTGGTCCATCATCTCGGCGTCAACGCCCAGGCGCCCGGCGGTGTCCACCACGACGACGTCATAGCCGTTGGCCCGGCCGTGCTCCGCGCCGCTGCGGGCCACCGCCACCGGGTCGCCCACGCCGTTGCCGGGCTCGGGGGCCCACACATGCACCCCGGCGCGCTCGGCCACCACGCCGAGCTGGGTGACCGCATTGGGGCGCTGCAGGTCGGAGGCCACGAGCAGGACGCGCTTGCCCTGGTCGCGCAGCCACCGGCCGAGCTTGCCGGCCAGGGTGGTCTTGCCGGCGCCCTGGAGGCCGGCG
This genomic interval carries:
- a CDS encoding FitA-like ribbon-helix-helix domain-containing protein translates to MVALQIRNVPDDVRDALAERARARGESLQAYLLDVVTREARCHRNVELLERISKRFEGGSQQSSPNSADILESIDRARRLCPR
- a CDS encoding amidohydrolase family protein, with the translated sequence MTVPAGDGFVIPGGLVDAHCHIGLGPGGGVDRATAMAQVRAAARAGIGLIRDCGAPTDTHWIDARIDEALSAERADGAEPAILPRIIRSGRHLARPRRYLPGFALELDSPGDLPKEVARQARAGDGWVKIVADWIDRSAGAEADIAPLWPAEVLVDAVAAAHENGARVTAHTFSRAALGPLIEAGVDCLEHATGAGPEEIAEIAARGIAVTPTLLQVDNFPAFAHQAKRYPVYAATVTALHAAHDEQVAAMHAAGVRLLPGSDAGGSLPHDLLPHELLAWRRAGLPDAEILRLATSSAREFLEPEGDGSGEVSAPVIYPRDPAEDLTALLDAFVHGEQL
- the ffh gene encoding signal recognition particle protein, with the protein product MFGNLSDRLTASFNQLRGKGRLTEADVDATVTEIRRALLEADVALPVVRAFTAAVRDKATDAARSQVLNPGQQVVKIVNEELIEVLGGATREINWAPSGPTIIMLAGLQGAGKTTLAGKLGRWLRDQGKRVLLVASDLQRPNAVTQLGVVAERAGVHVWAPEPGNGVGDPVAVARSGAEHGRANGYDVVVVDTAGRLGVDAEMMDQAIRIRDAVSPHEILFVLDAMVGQDAVNTSVAFRDGVGFTGVVLSKLDGDARGGAALSVRGVTGAPVLFSSTGEGLGDFERFHADRMASRILDMGDLLTLIEQAERTMDRQEAEDAAAKLAKGEFTLEDFLGQLRQIRKMGSMKKLLGMMPGMGQMRDALENFDEREVDRIEAIVCSMTPAERKDLSILNGSRRSRIAKGSGTTVQAVNELVDRFEQAKKMMEAMASGGMGGPGGPGGGMPGMGSLPGMGKHSKARQAPKAKKKGKGGKKGRSGNPAKAARQAKEAAARAEQEAPAAPAAGSAFGLGGSYGIMPEGQQAAPQQAQPSGDEVADAMAALPEDLRRHLGI